The Shinella zoogloeoides genome contains the following window.
CACGGCGGCGTCCTTCGCGGCGTGGTTCTCCGAGGAGGGGGAGGCGCTGCGGCTGGCGGCGGATCTCGATCAGGTGAACGGGCTTGTGGCGGAGCGCTCCGAGCTTTGGGCGCGGGTGGGGGCGGCAGGGTTTTTGACGGATGAGGAGAAGCGGCGGGCGGTGGGGTATTGAGGTTGGGGTAAGCCACATCCCGATGCTGCGCAATTCCCATCGGAAAAACAGCGGCTTGAAATGGAAAGGTGAAGTTTCTTCCTGCGTTCCCGATTCAATTTCTGAAGACGTTGAATCGGTTTTCGAGCAAAGCGTCGCAAGGGATTCAAATGACTCAAGGAATGCCGCTGCCGGACCCGTATGTCCGCGCGCTTTTGGCCGTTCCTTCCGAATTTCCATAATAATCTGAAAGGCTTAACAATGGCTGACTTCGGAAACGATGGCGGGCTGTGGACGGCCCGTCTTGTCGGCGCATCGGCGGGCGCGGCCGTTTCGCTCATCTATCTCCTGCCGAGGAGCCGCCGGGAGGCGGGGTGCCGGTTCTTTACCGGGCTTGCCTGCGGCCTCGTCTTTGGCGGGCCGACGGGGCTCTGGATCGCGGTCCGGCTCGGCATCGTGGGCTATCTCGGGCCGGTGGAGGTGCTGCTGACGGGATCGGCGGCGGCCAGCCTTTCGGCCT
Protein-coding sequences here:
- a CDS encoding DUF6107 family protein, which encodes MADFGNDGGLWTARLVGASAGAAVSLIYLLPRSRREAGCRFFTGLACGLVFGGPTGLWIAVRLGIVGYLGPVEVLLTGSAAASLSAWWGLGVLARIAERMRQ